A window of the Henckelia pumila isolate YLH828 chromosome 3, ASM3356847v2, whole genome shotgun sequence genome harbors these coding sequences:
- the LOC140889992 gene encoding uncharacterized protein produces MSYGESGEEDDNDVDDLNDDERVNTHANIGEGTSYRPPPRKTLQRQVVPFISTNSEMPSFFNKYFGEETPDSIDVPVGARASYYNPERGELGANMLFKDKNDLIASVKDYSVGFYRREYRVIDSTSILWKIQYRNDSYAARCRWGLHASFKEKTNGFRHCRKIISVDDTHLYTKYKHKMLIAVTLDANNQYVVCGESGVCLISDRHKGIVRAAKDLHYFKPPHGVHRFCLRHVCSNFNARFKDMYLKDLCWEVGKQHQVSKFDETMEVIRNTNILAHRYLAEISKEKWSMTHDGGWHRGVMPTNMSECLNSVLKGAHRLLISAKVHLTLLRCVQYFIERVAKGQRMVHENQVWSDYACRKYEEWARKSSEHRVIKYDVRTQTASVATGGRPSRGQHIQVVRLSTSDCSCGKWTIFGISCSHAICTAKYHSLDPTTLVQSRYNISNYLAAYEGRFEPLADERY; encoded by the exons ATGTCATATGGAGAGTCTGGAGAAGAAGATGACAACGATGTTGATGATTTGAATGATGATGAACGTGTGAACACACATGCAAATATCGGTGAAGGGACGTCATATCGTCCACCACCTCGTAAAACATTACAGAGGCAAGTCGTACCATTTATCTCCACAAATTCTGAGATGCcatcatttttcaataaatactTTGGAGAAGAGACTCCGGATTCCATCGATGTACCTGTCGGGGCACGAGCAAGTTATTACAATCCTGAAAGAGGAGAACTTGGTGCAAACATGTTATTTAAAGATAAGAATGATCTCATTGCTTCTGTGAAAGATTATTCAGTCGGATTTTACAGGCGTGAGTATCGTGTCATCGATAGCACAAGCATTCTGTGGAAGATACAGTATAGAAATGATTCTTATGCCGCCCGATGTCGTTGGGGTCTTCATGCTTCTTTCAAAGAGAAAACAA ATGGATTTCGCCACTGTCGGAAAATTATCAGCGTTGACGACACACATTTGTATACAAAATATAAGCACAAAATGCTGATCGCAGTCACTTTGGATGCGAACAATCAG TATGTTGTTTGTGGTGAAAGTGGAGTATGCCTAATTTCTGATAGgcataagggtattgttcgagCAGCTAAGGATCTCCACTATTTTAAACCGCCGCATGGTGTGCATCGTTTTTGTTTGAGACACGTGTGTTCAAATTTTAATGCGAGATTCAAAGATATGTATTTGAAAGATTTATGTTGGGAGGTGGGCAAACAACATCAAGTCAGTAAGTTCGACGAAACAATGGAGGTCATCAGGAACACAAATATTTTAGCACACAGGTACTTGGCTGAAATCTCAAAGGAGAAATGGAGTATGACCCATGACGGAGGTTGGCATcgtggggtgatgccgaccaaCATGTCTGAATGCTTGAACAGTGTGTTAAAGGGAGCTCATAGACTCCTTATATCTGCTAAAGTGCACTTGACCCTTCTAAGATGTGTGCAATACTTCATTGAACGTGTGGCAAAGGGTCAACGCATGGTTCATGAAAATCAGGTGTGGTCGGACTATGCATGTCGCAAATATGAAGAATGGGCAAGAAAATCTAGCGAACATCGTGTTATCAAATATGATGTACGGACTCAAACTGCTTCAGTTGCGACCGGGGGCAGACCAAGTCGCGGACAACATATACAAGTGGTGAGGTTATCAACTAGTGATTGTTCATGTGGTAAATGGACAATTTTTGGAATCTCATGTTCTCACGCTATTTGCACCGCGAAATACCATTCGTTAGATCCGACAACCCTAGTTCAGTCAAGGTACAACATATCGAACTACCTCGCGGCGTATGAAGGTAGATTTGAACCTCTTGCCGATGAACGATATTGA